Proteins encoded within one genomic window of Leptidea sinapis chromosome 7, ilLepSina1.1, whole genome shotgun sequence:
- the LOC126965450 gene encoding organic cation transporter protein-like codes for MAPQERTDCCDNSRQNGTIDNLSNIDLSGSFVNKAYSNDGSESVASTKRVTDDIKIVEKRKKAADFDDLLPYVGEFGLYQKILFLLMIPFAFFVAFVYFSQIFMTIVPEQHWCWIPELANMTVEERRALAIPPKSDGPYPHDRCHMYSANWTLALAQGRTTPDDEWKIIPCSNGWEYNRSDVPYETIASQLDWVCDRDNLAATAQAIFFCGAIVGGLIFGWIADKYGRIPALVGTNMMGFAAGVGTAFCDSFVSFAICRFFVGFAFDNCFTMMYILVLEYVGPKWRTFVANMSIAIFFTLGASLLPWIALWAADWRKYALGISLPFIFAAATPWLVPESARWLLSQGKTDKALIIMKKFERINKTHIPDKVLSEFTEATQKSFEESKADKRTYSVFDIFRTPRLRKNALLLIVIWMAISLVFDGHVRNVGSLGLDIFLTFTVATATEFPADTFLTVVLDRWGRRWLACGSMVISGLFSLLATAVPVGGPSASLAILGRFAVNISYNIGLQYAAELLPTVVRAQGVALIHIMGYVASILAPFVVYLANISPELPLLILGVLGIVGGVLCLLLPETMDTEMPQTLADGEDFGKDQRFWDNPCFPRKKDSIEKPVQDSSETFVRALPGLIGSRASVRASVRLSNRSRRREAV; via the exons atggcacCCCAAGAGCGAACCGATTGCTGTGACAATTCCCGCCAAAATGGAACCATAGACAACCTATCGAATATAGATCTTAGTGGCAGCTTTGTAAATAAAGCATACTCGAATGACGGCTCTGAAAGTGTTGCTAGTACAAAAAGAGTCACAGATGATATTAAAATAGTagagaaaagaaaaaaagcAGCGGATTTTGATGACCTATTGCCCTACGTGGGAGAATTTGGACTTTATCAGAAAATTTTGTTCCTGCTTATGATACCGTTCGCGTTTTTTGTCGCATTTGTTTATTTCTCGCAAATATTCATGACTATTGTGCCCGAACAGCATTGGTGTTGGATTCCAGAGCTTGCGAATATGACGGTCGAAGAAAG GCGTGCATTGGCAATCCCACCAAAGTCCGATGGCCCATACCCTCACGACAGATGTCACATGTACTCGGCAAACTGGACCCTGGCTCTCGCCCAGGGCAGGACCACGCCTGATGATGAGTGGAAGATCATACCCTGCAGCAATGGATGGGAGTATAATAGATCTGATGTGCCTTACGAGACAATAGCTTCTCag CTAGACTGGGTGTGTGACAGAGACAACCTAGCCGCAACGGCTCAGGCTATCTTCTTCTGCGGTGCGATCGTGGGTGGTCTCATATTTGGCTGGATAGCTGATAAGTATGGCAGAATACCTGCCTTAGTCG GAACAAACATGATGGGATTCGCCGCCGGCGTGGGAACAGCATTTTGCGACAGTTTCGTTTCGTTCGCGATTTGTCGTTTCTTTGTTGGTTTTGCTTTCGATAACTGTTTCACAATGATGTATATATTAG TTTTAGAGTACGTGGGCCCAAAATGGCGTACATTCGTGGCTAACATGTCTATTGCGATATTCTTCACTCTGGGAGCATCTTTACTGCCGTGGATAGCTCTATGGGCGGCAGATTGGAGGAAATACGCGCTTGGGATAAGTCTGCCTTTTATTTTTGCCGCGGCGACGCCTTGGTTGGTTCCAGAAAGTGCTAG ATGGCTGCTGTCTCAAGGTAAAACAGACAAAGCACTGATTATAATGAAGAAGTTCGAAAGAATCAACAAGACACACATTCCGGATAAAGTCCTGAGCGAGTTTACT GAGGCAACCCAAAAATCTTTCGAGGAGTCCAAAGCCGATAAAAGAACGTATTCAGTGTTCGACATCTTCAGAACGCCAAGGTTACGGAAAAATGCTCTTCTCTTGATCGTGATATGGATGGCGATATCCCTGGTCTTCGATGGTCACGTGAGGAATGTGGGATCATTGGGTCTGGATATATTCCTGACCTTTACTGTAGCTACAGCGACTGAGTTCCCCGCCGACACGTTTTTGACTGTAGTTTTGGACAG ATGGGGCCGAAGATGGCTGGCGTGTGGCTCGATGGTCATCAGTGGGCTGTTCAGTTTGTTGGCGACCGCTGTTCCTGTTG GTGGACCATCAGCATCCTTGGCCATCCTAGGTCGGTTTGCCGTCAATATATCATACAACATAGGTCTTCAGTATGCTGCAGAGCTTCTGCCAACAGTCGTTAGGGCCCAGGGCGTGGCTCTCATCCACATCATGGGGTATGTGGCGTCAATACTGGCCCCGTTCGTGGTATATTTG GCAAACATCTCCCCTGAGCTGCCACTTCTGATTCTTGGAGTTCTCGGTATAGTTGGTGGAGTACTCTGTCTGCTTCTACCGGAAACGATGGACACAGAAATGCCGCAGACCCTGGCGGATGGGGAAGACTTCGGAAAGGACCAGAGATTTTGGGATAACCCTTGCTTTCCAAG GAAAAAAGATAGTATAGAAAAACCAGTCCAAGACTCATCAGAAACCTTCGTGCGAGCGCTCCCAGGTCTAATCGGCTCCAGAGCGTCAGTGAG